In Juglans regia cultivar Chandler chromosome 5, Walnut 2.0, whole genome shotgun sequence, the following are encoded in one genomic region:
- the LOC108989334 gene encoding 65-kDa microtubule-associated protein 5-like isoform X2: MASMLPTLSPSRTTCASLLRELQILWDEIGESDSDREKTLLQLEQECLDIYRKRVEKTRKYKADLHQSLAEAEAEINNIASALGEHAFFSRGRGTLKEQISAIKPILAELRTKKQERVKEFSEIQTQVVQICAEIAGNGEPNISSDPQVSESDLTVKKLGELMSHLQELQNEKIFRLLKVNSHIDAVHELSAVLSIDSSKTLNEVHYSLTDPSGSQLKSISNNTLARLTGLIHSLRQEKQQRLQKLHNLGRTLVELWNLMGTSVDEQKGFEHVTSLISSSVNEVSRQGCLALDVIEKTELEVERLNVLKATKMKELVFKRQNELEEIYRGVHMDVDGDAARQILISLIDSGNVDLSDLLSNMEDQIAKAKDQALSRKDIVDKVEKWRYAIEEEKWLEEYERDENRYSAGRGAHKNLKRAEKARNLVSKIPSISENLTAKVKAWEMEKGIPFLYDKLGRVYCIMPGETRGKA, from the exons ATGGCGAGTATGCTACCCACACTCTCTCCGTCTCGCACCACTTGCGCATCCCTCCTTCGCGAATTGCag ATATTATGGGATGAAATTGGGGAGAGTGACAGCGACAGGGAAAAGACGCTTCTACAACTCGAGCAAGAGTGCCTCGACATTTACCGGAAGAGGGTTGAGAAAACAAGAAAGTACAAGGCTGACTTGCATCAGTCATTGGCTGAGGCCGAAGCTGAAATTAACAATATCGCCTCTGCCCTTGGGGAACATGCCTTCTTTTCAAGG GGAAGAGGCACTCTTAAGGAGCAGATATCTGCCATAAAACCTATATTGGCGGAGTTGAGGACAAAGAAGCAAGAAAGAGTTAAGGAATTTTCAGAAATACAGACTCAGGTTGTTCAGATCTGTGCAGAAATAGCAGGCAATGGTGAACCTAACATTTCTTCTGATCCACAAGTTTCTGAAAGTGATCTGACAGTGAAGAAGTTGGGAGAGCTTATGTCACACCTTCAGGAACTTCAGAATGAAAAG ATTTTCCGATTACTAAAGGTCAACAGCCATATTGATGCTGTCCATGAGCTGTCAGCTGTGTTGTCAATTGATTCTTCTAAGACGCTTAATGAAGTACACTATAGCTTGACTGATCCCTCGGGTAGTCAATTaaagagcatcagcaacaacaCACTTGCTAGATTAACGGGGTTGATCCACTCGCTAAGGCAGGAGAAACAACAAAGGCTACAAAAG TTGCATAATCTTGGGAGGACACTGGTAGAGCTATGGAATCTCATGGGCACGTCAGTTGATGAGCAAAAAGGTTTTGAGCATGTAACTAGCTTAATTTCTTCCTCGGTAAATGAGGTGTCAAGGCAAGGGTGCCTTGCTCTTGATGTCATTGAAAAG ACTGAGCTAGAAGTTGAACGATTGAATGTTCTGAAAGCCACAAAGATGAAGGAGTTGGTGTTCAAGAGGCAAAATGAACTAGAAGAAATCTATAGAGGCGTTCATATGGATGTAGATGGTGATGCAGCACGACAAATTCTCATCAGCCTCATAGATTCTG GTAATGTGGATCTGTCTGATCTTCTTTCAAATATGGAAGATCAGATTGCGAAAGCCAAAGATCAAGCTCTAAGCAGGAAGGATATTGTGGACAAGGTAGAGAAGTGGAGATATGCAATCGAGGAGGAGAAGTGGCTGGAAGAATACGAAAGG GATGAAAATCGATATAGCGCTGGAAGAGGAGCACATAAAAATCTGAAACGTGCTGAGAAAGCACGGAATTTGGTCAGCAAAATACCAT CTATTTCTGAGAATTTGACTGCAAAAGTAAAAGCCTGGGAGATGGAGAAAGGAATCCCTTTCTTGTACGACAAG CTTGGAAGAGTATATTGTATTATGCCAGGAGAGACAAGAGGAAAAGCGTAA
- the LOC108989334 gene encoding 65-kDa microtubule-associated protein 5-like isoform X1 yields the protein MASMLPTLSPSRTTCASLLRELQILWDEIGESDSDREKTLLQLEQECLDIYRKRVEKTRKYKADLHQSLAEAEAEINNIASALGEHAFFSRGRGTLKEQISAIKPILAELRTKKQERVKEFSEIQTQVVQICAEIAGNGEPNISSDPQVSESDLTVKKLGELMSHLQELQNEKIFRLLKVNSHIDAVHELSAVLSIDSSKTLNEVHYSLTDPSGSQLKSISNNTLARLTGLIHSLRQEKQQRLQKLHNLGRTLVELWNLMGTSVDEQKGFEHVTSLISSSVNEVSRQGCLALDVIEKTELEVERLNVLKATKMKELVFKRQNELEEIYRGVHMDVDGDAARQILISLIDSGNVDLSDLLSNMEDQIAKAKDQALSRKDIVDKVEKWRYAIEEEKWLEEYERDENRYSAGRGAHKNLKRAEKARNLVSKIPSISENLTAKVKAWEMEKGIPFLYDKEPILCSLEEYIVLCQERQEEKRKFREQKRLQEQLAAEQEARFGLRPTPKKPLGQSTNVNTMVGTPTGRRLATPSGRRGISAGKEHKESGRVNNIVTENYVALPKDDSVSQAS from the exons ATGGCGAGTATGCTACCCACACTCTCTCCGTCTCGCACCACTTGCGCATCCCTCCTTCGCGAATTGCag ATATTATGGGATGAAATTGGGGAGAGTGACAGCGACAGGGAAAAGACGCTTCTACAACTCGAGCAAGAGTGCCTCGACATTTACCGGAAGAGGGTTGAGAAAACAAGAAAGTACAAGGCTGACTTGCATCAGTCATTGGCTGAGGCCGAAGCTGAAATTAACAATATCGCCTCTGCCCTTGGGGAACATGCCTTCTTTTCAAGG GGAAGAGGCACTCTTAAGGAGCAGATATCTGCCATAAAACCTATATTGGCGGAGTTGAGGACAAAGAAGCAAGAAAGAGTTAAGGAATTTTCAGAAATACAGACTCAGGTTGTTCAGATCTGTGCAGAAATAGCAGGCAATGGTGAACCTAACATTTCTTCTGATCCACAAGTTTCTGAAAGTGATCTGACAGTGAAGAAGTTGGGAGAGCTTATGTCACACCTTCAGGAACTTCAGAATGAAAAG ATTTTCCGATTACTAAAGGTCAACAGCCATATTGATGCTGTCCATGAGCTGTCAGCTGTGTTGTCAATTGATTCTTCTAAGACGCTTAATGAAGTACACTATAGCTTGACTGATCCCTCGGGTAGTCAATTaaagagcatcagcaacaacaCACTTGCTAGATTAACGGGGTTGATCCACTCGCTAAGGCAGGAGAAACAACAAAGGCTACAAAAG TTGCATAATCTTGGGAGGACACTGGTAGAGCTATGGAATCTCATGGGCACGTCAGTTGATGAGCAAAAAGGTTTTGAGCATGTAACTAGCTTAATTTCTTCCTCGGTAAATGAGGTGTCAAGGCAAGGGTGCCTTGCTCTTGATGTCATTGAAAAG ACTGAGCTAGAAGTTGAACGATTGAATGTTCTGAAAGCCACAAAGATGAAGGAGTTGGTGTTCAAGAGGCAAAATGAACTAGAAGAAATCTATAGAGGCGTTCATATGGATGTAGATGGTGATGCAGCACGACAAATTCTCATCAGCCTCATAGATTCTG GTAATGTGGATCTGTCTGATCTTCTTTCAAATATGGAAGATCAGATTGCGAAAGCCAAAGATCAAGCTCTAAGCAGGAAGGATATTGTGGACAAGGTAGAGAAGTGGAGATATGCAATCGAGGAGGAGAAGTGGCTGGAAGAATACGAAAGG GATGAAAATCGATATAGCGCTGGAAGAGGAGCACATAAAAATCTGAAACGTGCTGAGAAAGCACGGAATTTGGTCAGCAAAATACCAT CTATTTCTGAGAATTTGACTGCAAAAGTAAAAGCCTGGGAGATGGAGAAAGGAATCCCTTTCTTGTACGACAAG GAACCCATCTTATGTAGCTTGGAAGAGTATATTGTATTATGCCAGGAGAGACAAGAGGAAAAGCGTAAATTTCGG GAGCAGAAACGGCTGCAAGAACAACTTGCTGCAGAACAAGAGGCCCGCTTTGGTTTGAGGCCCACACCAAAGAAGCCATTGGGTCAAAGCACCAATGTTAACACCATGGTTGGGACTCCCACTGGTCGTCGTTTGGCAACTCCTTCGGGCCGCCGTGGAATATCAGCTGGAAAGGAACATAAAGAGAGTGGCCGGGTCAATAACATAGTTACTGAAAACTACGTCGCGCTTCCAAAGGATGATTCAGTCTCACAGGCCAGTTAG